One window of Bacillus sp. THAF10 genomic DNA carries:
- a CDS encoding MarR family winged helix-turn-helix transcriptional regulator, producing the protein MAQRHELDTSLKLFIVLSRAFRAINDQANKSIQSFQLNPTEFAVLELLYHKGEQPLQQIGGKILLASGSITYVVDKLESKGLLNRKACPKDRRVTYAQITEEGKELLAKIFPKHEEHIHQLLEGLSQNEKEHAIDLIKKLGLNAQTKSDLS; encoded by the coding sequence ATGGCCCAAAGACATGAATTAGATACTTCTCTTAAATTATTTATCGTGCTTTCGCGTGCATTTAGAGCAATTAATGACCAAGCGAACAAGTCCATACAATCTTTTCAATTGAATCCAACTGAATTTGCTGTGTTAGAGCTTCTTTACCATAAGGGTGAACAGCCACTTCAGCAAATCGGTGGTAAAATCTTGCTTGCAAGTGGAAGCATAACCTATGTTGTAGACAAATTAGAGAGCAAGGGCTTACTTAACCGAAAAGCTTGCCCGAAAGACAGAAGGGTAACCTATGCCCAAATTACGGAAGAGGGTAAAGAGTTGCTCGCAAAAATCTTCCCTAAACACGAAGAGCACATTCATCAGCTCTTAGAAGGCCTTTCACAGAATGAAAAAGAACATGCCATTGACCTTATAAAAAAACTTGGACTCAACGCCCAAACCAAAAGCGACCTTTCATAG
- a CDS encoding ZIP family metal transporter produces MKEAMIGSALAALSTGVGALPILFLKNTLTHRWRDTLLALTAGIMMAAATLSLIPESLSYGGFLPLSVGLLLGVITLTVLEKSIPHIDLEHTRSGIAFDKKAMLIVAAITLHNIPEGLSVGVSYASDALETGKLIAFAIGLQNAPEGFLVALFLMNQKISKGKAFVVATLTGAIEIPMAMLGFYLTSIVSSLVPYGLAFAAGAMLYIIYKELIPESHGDGHETSSTYAFIIGMLFMVLLIQIF; encoded by the coding sequence ATGAAAGAAGCGATGATTGGGAGTGCTTTGGCAGCATTGTCGACAGGTGTTGGCGCACTGCCAATATTGTTCCTTAAAAATACACTTACACATAGATGGAGAGATACACTTCTTGCACTAACGGCTGGCATTATGATGGCAGCAGCTACCTTAAGTTTAATTCCTGAATCGTTATCATACGGAGGGTTCTTGCCCTTAAGTGTTGGGTTGCTTCTTGGTGTAATTACATTAACTGTTTTGGAAAAATCAATACCTCATATTGATTTAGAGCATACAAGGAGTGGCATTGCGTTTGATAAGAAGGCGATGTTGATTGTGGCCGCCATCACCTTACATAATATTCCTGAAGGTTTATCTGTTGGAGTAAGCTATGCATCCGATGCGTTAGAAACAGGAAAATTAATTGCCTTTGCGATCGGTTTACAAAATGCACCGGAAGGATTTCTTGTGGCGTTATTCTTAATGAACCAAAAAATTTCAAAAGGCAAAGCCTTTGTAGTGGCAACGTTAACTGGTGCAATTGAAATCCCTATGGCAATGCTTGGTTTTTATCTCACTTCCATTGTCTCTTCTCTAGTACCCTATGGATTAGCTTTTGCTGCAGGAGCAATGCTATATATCATCTATAAGGAATTGATTCCTGAAAGCCATGGGGATGGTCATGAAACTTCCTCCACCTACGCCTTTATCATCGGTATGTTGTTTATGGTCCTTCTTATACAGATTTTTTAG
- a CDS encoding aspartyl-phosphate phosphatase Spo0E family protein — MSYEGYVDQLLLMIKEKRDNMIAVANKTGYVSEQTVKCSQDLDKLIYQYQEIIFEKKN; from the coding sequence TTGTCGTATGAAGGGTATGTAGATCAGTTATTATTGATGATAAAAGAGAAAAGAGATAACATGATAGCGGTTGCTAACAAGACAGGCTATGTTAGCGAACAAACTGTAAAATGCAGCCAAGATTTGGACAAGTTGATTTATCAATATCAGGAAATAATTTTTGAAAAGAAAAACTAG